One genomic segment of Aythya fuligula isolate bAytFul2 chromosome 5, bAytFul2.pri, whole genome shotgun sequence includes these proteins:
- the AP2A2 gene encoding AP-2 complex subunit alpha-2 isoform X4, translating to MLTTIKQKACYSAALYCLTFLNKTGATLTFCKGKSKEAEIKRINKELANIRSKFKGDKALDGYSKKKYVCKLLFIFLLGHDIDFGHMEAVNLLSSNRYTEKQIGYLFISVLVNSNSELIRLINNAIKNDLASRNPTFMGLALHCIANVGSREMAEAFAGEIPKILVAGDTMDSVKQSAALCLLRLYRTSPDLVPMGDWTSRVVHLLNDQHLGVVTAATSLITTLAQKNPEEFKTSVSLAVSRLSRIVTSASTDLQDYTYYFVPAPWLSVKLLRLLQCYPPPEDPAVRGRLTECLETILNKAQEPPKSKKVQHSNAKNAVLFEAISLIIHHDSEPNLLVRACNQLGQFLQHRETNLRYLALESMCTLASSEFSHEAVKTHIETVINALKTERDVSVRQRAVDLLYAMCDRSNAQQIVAEMLNYLETADYSIREEIVLKVAILAEKYAVDYTWYVDTILNLIRIAGDYVSEEVWYRVIQIVINRDDVQGYAAKTVFEALQAPACHENLVKVGGYILGEFGNLIAGDPRSSPLIQFNLLHSKFHLCSVPTRALLLSTYIKFVNLFPEIKTTIQDVLRSDSQLKNADVELQQRAVEYLRLSTIASTDILATVLEEMPPFPERESSILAKLKKKKGPGTVTDLEEIKKERSSDMNGSAEPASVNASAVSTPSPSADLLGLGAAPLTNSAPPPSSSGSLLVDVFSDSASAVAPLAPGSDDNFARFVCKNNGVLFENQLLQIGLKSEFRQNLGRMFIFYGNKTSTQFLNFTPTVICSDDLQPSLNLQTKPVDPTVDGGAQVQQVVNIECVSDFMEAPILNIQFRYGGTFQNLSVKLPITLNKFFQPTEMSSQDFFQRWKQLSNPKQEVQNIFKAKHPMDAEITKAKIIGFGSALLEEVDPNPANFVGAGIIHTKTTQIGCLLRLEPNLQAQMYRLTLRTSKEAVSQRLCELLSEQF from the exons GAGACAAGGCTCTGGATGgttacagtaagaaaaaatatgtctgcaagctgcttttcatctttctcttggGGCATGACATTGACTTTGGTCACATGGAGGCTGTTAACCTGCTCAGTTCCAATAGatacacagaaaagcaaatt GGATATCTCTTCATCTCCGTACTAGTGAACTCCAACAGTGAGCTGATTCGCTTAATAAACAACGCGATCAAGAATGATCTGGCAAGCCGCAACCCCACCTTCATGGGGCTAGCTCTGCATTGTATTGCTAACGTGGGTAGCCGGGAGATGGCAGAAGCATTTGCTGGAGAAATTCCAAAAATACTTGTAGCTGG AGATACAATGGATAGTGTGAAGCAGAGTGCTGCCTTATGCTTGCTGCGTTTGTATAGAACTTCTCCTGACCTTGTCCCCATGGGAGACTGGACGTCCAGAGTGGTACATCTCCTCAATGACCAGCACTTG ggtGTGGTTACTGCAGCTACAAGTCTGATCACCACTTTGGCACAGAAGAACCCAGAAGAGTTTAAAACTTCTGTCTCCTTGGCGGTGTCTAGATTAAGCAGA ATTGTAACTTCTGCATCAACAGATCTTCAGGACTATACATATTACTTTGTTCCTGCTCCTTGGCTATCTGTGAAACTTCTGAGGCTCTTACAGTGCTATCCACCTCCAG AAGACCCTGCGGTACGTGGTCGTCTCACAGAATGCCTGGAAACTATTCTTAACAAAGCACAGGAGCCACCAAAGTCAAAGAAAGTACAACACTCAAATGCGAAGAATGCTGTGCTGTTTGAGGCGATAAGTTTAATTATACATCATGACAG TGAGCCAAATCTACTAGTCCGTGCCTGTAACCAGCTAGGTCAGTTCTTGCAGCACCGAGAAACTAATTTGCGTTACCTAGCACTGGAAAGCATGTGCACGCTTGCCAGCTCTGAATTCTCACATGAGGCTGTGAAAACACACATAGAAACTGTTATCAATGCATTAAAG ACTGAAAGAGATGTGAGCGTACGACAAAGAGCTGTAGATCTCCTGTATGCAATGTGTGACCGAAGCAATGCCCAACAGATTGTGGCTGAAATGCTGAATTATTTGGAGACTGCTGATTATTCCATTAGAGAAGAAATT GTACTGAAAGTTGCAATTCTAGCTGAGAAGTATGCAGTGGATTATACCTGGTATGTGGATACAATATTGAATCTGATTCGCATTGCCGGTGACTATGTCAGTGAAGAAGTATGGTACCGAGTTATTCAGATTGTCATCAACCGAGATGATGTTCAAGGGTATGCAGCAAAGACCGTTTTTGAG GCCCTTCAAGCTCCAGCATGCCATGAGAATCTTGTGAAAGTAGGTGGCTACATCTTGGGAGAATTTGGAAATCTGATAGCAGGTGATCCAAGATCAAG TCCCCTTATCCAATTCAACTTGCTACATTCCAAGTTTCATCTGTGCAGTGTTCCTACCCGAGCTCTGCTTCTGTCTACCTACATCAAGTTTGTGAACCTGTTTCCAGAAATCAAAACTACAATTCAAGATGTATTGCGCAGTGACAGTCAGCTAAAGAATGCAGATGttgagctgcagcagagagctgttGAGTATTTGAGGCTCAGTACTATTGCCAGTACTGATATATTG GCTACAGTGCTAGAAGAAATGCCTCCCTTTCCAGAGAGGGAATCTTCTATTTTGGCTAAACTCAAGAAGAAGAAAGGTCCAGGCACAGTTACTGACCTGGAAGAGATCAAaaaggagaggagctctgatATGAATGGAAGTGCTGAACCTGCCTCAGTCAATGCCAGTGCTGTT TCTACTCCTTCTCCATCTGCGGATCTGCTGGGTCTGGGTGCAGCCCCTCTCACCAATTCAGCTCCCCCACCTTCCTCTAGTGGTAGCCTCCTGGTGGATGTATTTTCAGATTCAGCTTCTGCTGTTGCACCTCTTGCTCCTGGTTCTGACGACAACTTTGCGAG GTTTGTGTGTAAAAATAACGGAGTCTTATTTGAAAATCAATTGCTACAAATTGGATTGAAATCTGAATTTCGACAGAACCTGG gacGTATGTTCATATTCTATGGTAATAAGACATCAACACAGTTCTTGAATTTTACTCCAACAGTAATCTGCTCAGATGACCTTCAGCCAA GCCTGAATCTTCAGACAAAGCCTGTTGACCCCACAGTGGATGGAGGTGCACAGGTTCAACAGGTTGTGAACATTGAATGTGTGTCAGACTTCATGGAAGCTCCAATCCTGAACATTCAATTCAG GTACGGGGGAACATTCCAAAATCTTTCAGTAAAATTACCCATCACGCTGAATAAATTTTTTCAGCCAACAGAGATGTCTTCTCAAGACTTTTTCCAGCGTTGGAAGCAGCTGAGCAA TCCTAAACAAGAAGTACAGAATATCTTTAAAGCAAAACACCCAATGGATGCAGAGATCACAAAAGCAAAG ATAATTGGCTTTGGATCGGCCCTACTTGAGGAGGTCGATCCCAATCCTGCTAACTTTGTTGGTGCTGGTATCATACATACAAAAACTACTCAGATTGGATGCTTGCTGCGCCTTGAACCCAACCTCCAGGCACAG aTGTATAGGCTCACACTACGAACAAGTAAAGAAGCTGTATCTCAGAGATTATGTGAATTGCTGTCAGAACAGTTTTAA
- the AP2A2 gene encoding AP-2 complex subunit alpha-2 isoform X1, producing the protein MLTTIKQKACYSAALYCLTFLNKTGATLTFCKGKSKEAEIKRINKELANIRSKFKGDKALDGYSKKKYVCKLLFIFLLGHDIDFGHMEAVNLLSSNRYTEKQIGYLFISVLVNSNSELIRLINNAIKNDLASRNPTFMGLALHCIANVGSREMAEAFAGEIPKILVAGDTMDSVKQSAALCLLRLYRTSPDLVPMGDWTSRVVHLLNDQHLGVVTAATSLITTLAQKNPEEFKTSVSLAVSRLSRIVTSASTDLQDYTYYFVPAPWLSVKLLRLLQCYPPPEDPAVRGRLTECLETILNKAQEPPKSKKVQHSNAKNAVLFEAISLIIHHDSEPNLLVRACNQLGQFLQHRETNLRYLALESMCTLASSEFSHEAVKTHIETVINALKTERDVSVRQRAVDLLYAMCDRSNAQQIVAEMLNYLETADYSIREEIVLKVAILAEKYAVDYTWYVDTILNLIRIAGDYVSEEVWYRVIQIVINRDDVQGYAAKTVFEALQAPACHENLVKVGGYILGEFGNLIAGDPRSSPLIQFNLLHSKFHLCSVPTRALLLSTYIKFVNLFPEIKTTIQDVLRSDSQLKNADVELQQRAVEYLRLSTIASTDILATVLEEMPPFPERESSILAKLKKKKGPGTVTDLEEIKKERSSDMNGSAEPASVNASAVSTPSPSADLLGLGAAPLTNSAPPPSSSGSLLVDVFSDSASAVAPLAPGSDDNFASPDLASSEVVSEEPADTVHDADELFHKFVCKNNGVLFENQLLQIGLKSEFRQNLGRMFIFYGNKTSTQFLNFTPTVICSDDLQPSLNLQTKPVDPTVDGGAQVQQVVNIECVSDFMEAPILNIQFRYGGTFQNLSVKLPITLNKFFQPTEMSSQDFFQRWKQLSNPKQEVQNIFKAKHPMDAEITKAKIIGFGSALLEEVDPNPANFVGAGIIHTKTTQIGCLLRLEPNLQAQMYRLTLRTSKEAVSQRLCELLSEQF; encoded by the exons GAGACAAGGCTCTGGATGgttacagtaagaaaaaatatgtctgcaagctgcttttcatctttctcttggGGCATGACATTGACTTTGGTCACATGGAGGCTGTTAACCTGCTCAGTTCCAATAGatacacagaaaagcaaatt GGATATCTCTTCATCTCCGTACTAGTGAACTCCAACAGTGAGCTGATTCGCTTAATAAACAACGCGATCAAGAATGATCTGGCAAGCCGCAACCCCACCTTCATGGGGCTAGCTCTGCATTGTATTGCTAACGTGGGTAGCCGGGAGATGGCAGAAGCATTTGCTGGAGAAATTCCAAAAATACTTGTAGCTGG AGATACAATGGATAGTGTGAAGCAGAGTGCTGCCTTATGCTTGCTGCGTTTGTATAGAACTTCTCCTGACCTTGTCCCCATGGGAGACTGGACGTCCAGAGTGGTACATCTCCTCAATGACCAGCACTTG ggtGTGGTTACTGCAGCTACAAGTCTGATCACCACTTTGGCACAGAAGAACCCAGAAGAGTTTAAAACTTCTGTCTCCTTGGCGGTGTCTAGATTAAGCAGA ATTGTAACTTCTGCATCAACAGATCTTCAGGACTATACATATTACTTTGTTCCTGCTCCTTGGCTATCTGTGAAACTTCTGAGGCTCTTACAGTGCTATCCACCTCCAG AAGACCCTGCGGTACGTGGTCGTCTCACAGAATGCCTGGAAACTATTCTTAACAAAGCACAGGAGCCACCAAAGTCAAAGAAAGTACAACACTCAAATGCGAAGAATGCTGTGCTGTTTGAGGCGATAAGTTTAATTATACATCATGACAG TGAGCCAAATCTACTAGTCCGTGCCTGTAACCAGCTAGGTCAGTTCTTGCAGCACCGAGAAACTAATTTGCGTTACCTAGCACTGGAAAGCATGTGCACGCTTGCCAGCTCTGAATTCTCACATGAGGCTGTGAAAACACACATAGAAACTGTTATCAATGCATTAAAG ACTGAAAGAGATGTGAGCGTACGACAAAGAGCTGTAGATCTCCTGTATGCAATGTGTGACCGAAGCAATGCCCAACAGATTGTGGCTGAAATGCTGAATTATTTGGAGACTGCTGATTATTCCATTAGAGAAGAAATT GTACTGAAAGTTGCAATTCTAGCTGAGAAGTATGCAGTGGATTATACCTGGTATGTGGATACAATATTGAATCTGATTCGCATTGCCGGTGACTATGTCAGTGAAGAAGTATGGTACCGAGTTATTCAGATTGTCATCAACCGAGATGATGTTCAAGGGTATGCAGCAAAGACCGTTTTTGAG GCCCTTCAAGCTCCAGCATGCCATGAGAATCTTGTGAAAGTAGGTGGCTACATCTTGGGAGAATTTGGAAATCTGATAGCAGGTGATCCAAGATCAAG TCCCCTTATCCAATTCAACTTGCTACATTCCAAGTTTCATCTGTGCAGTGTTCCTACCCGAGCTCTGCTTCTGTCTACCTACATCAAGTTTGTGAACCTGTTTCCAGAAATCAAAACTACAATTCAAGATGTATTGCGCAGTGACAGTCAGCTAAAGAATGCAGATGttgagctgcagcagagagctgttGAGTATTTGAGGCTCAGTACTATTGCCAGTACTGATATATTG GCTACAGTGCTAGAAGAAATGCCTCCCTTTCCAGAGAGGGAATCTTCTATTTTGGCTAAACTCAAGAAGAAGAAAGGTCCAGGCACAGTTACTGACCTGGAAGAGATCAAaaaggagaggagctctgatATGAATGGAAGTGCTGAACCTGCCTCAGTCAATGCCAGTGCTGTT TCTACTCCTTCTCCATCTGCGGATCTGCTGGGTCTGGGTGCAGCCCCTCTCACCAATTCAGCTCCCCCACCTTCCTCTAGTGGTAGCCTCCTGGTGGATGTATTTTCAGATTCAGCTTCTGCTGTTGCACCTCTTGCTCCTGGTTCTGACGACAACTTTGCGAG CCCTGACCTGGCTTCATCTGAGGTAGTTTCTGAGGAACCAGCTGATACTGTGCATGATGCTGATGAGCTTTTTCACAA GTTTGTGTGTAAAAATAACGGAGTCTTATTTGAAAATCAATTGCTACAAATTGGATTGAAATCTGAATTTCGACAGAACCTGG gacGTATGTTCATATTCTATGGTAATAAGACATCAACACAGTTCTTGAATTTTACTCCAACAGTAATCTGCTCAGATGACCTTCAGCCAA GCCTGAATCTTCAGACAAAGCCTGTTGACCCCACAGTGGATGGAGGTGCACAGGTTCAACAGGTTGTGAACATTGAATGTGTGTCAGACTTCATGGAAGCTCCAATCCTGAACATTCAATTCAG GTACGGGGGAACATTCCAAAATCTTTCAGTAAAATTACCCATCACGCTGAATAAATTTTTTCAGCCAACAGAGATGTCTTCTCAAGACTTTTTCCAGCGTTGGAAGCAGCTGAGCAA TCCTAAACAAGAAGTACAGAATATCTTTAAAGCAAAACACCCAATGGATGCAGAGATCACAAAAGCAAAG ATAATTGGCTTTGGATCGGCCCTACTTGAGGAGGTCGATCCCAATCCTGCTAACTTTGTTGGTGCTGGTATCATACATACAAAAACTACTCAGATTGGATGCTTGCTGCGCCTTGAACCCAACCTCCAGGCACAG aTGTATAGGCTCACACTACGAACAAGTAAAGAAGCTGTATCTCAGAGATTATGTGAATTGCTGTCAGAACAGTTTTAA